Proteins from one Pontibacter korlensis genomic window:
- a CDS encoding M20/M25/M40 family metallo-hydrolase, whose amino-acid sequence MKLLETLCRIHAPSGNEQKLTNFLLNYIEERKVHWKQQPVVLHGEGFQDCIVLVFGKPSSAIFAHIDSIGFTVRYGNQLVRIGGPDLQTGYTLVGEDSKGEIECTLKYDEQEHELTYAYEREIDPGTELVFKCDFRERDDTVQSCYLDNRLGVWAALQVAETLENGIIAFGCWEEHGGGSVAYLAKYIYEQYGVKQALISDITWVTEGVHAGEGVVISLRDSLIPRRAYVQRIINLAKESAIPFQLEVEGSGGSDAKELQHSAYPWDWCFVGAPEDNVHTPNEIVHKKDIESMVALYKVLMEKL is encoded by the coding sequence ATGAAACTCCTCGAAACCCTTTGCCGCATACACGCACCTTCTGGTAATGAGCAAAAACTGACAAATTTTCTGCTGAACTACATTGAGGAACGTAAAGTTCACTGGAAACAGCAACCGGTAGTGCTGCACGGAGAAGGTTTTCAGGACTGTATTGTGCTGGTGTTCGGCAAGCCAAGTAGTGCAATTTTTGCTCACATAGACTCTATTGGTTTTACAGTACGATATGGAAATCAGCTGGTAAGAATTGGTGGGCCAGATCTGCAAACCGGTTATACCTTGGTTGGGGAGGACTCAAAAGGTGAGATCGAGTGTACACTAAAGTATGATGAGCAGGAGCACGAGCTAACTTATGCGTATGAGCGGGAGATAGACCCAGGTACAGAGTTAGTGTTCAAGTGTGATTTTCGGGAAAGGGATGATACTGTACAGAGCTGTTACCTTGATAACCGGTTGGGGGTATGGGCTGCGCTGCAGGTGGCTGAGACGCTGGAAAACGGAATTATTGCCTTTGGCTGTTGGGAGGAGCATGGCGGAGGCTCAGTGGCTTATCTGGCTAAGTATATTTATGAGCAGTATGGTGTAAAGCAGGCCCTTATTTCTGACATCACCTGGGTTACGGAGGGTGTGCATGCTGGCGAGGGGGTAGTCATATCGCTGCGTGATAGCCTTATTCCACGTAGAGCCTATGTGCAGCGCATCATCAATTTAGCCAAGGAGTCGGCTATACCTTTCCAGTTGGAAGTGGAAGGCTCTGGTGGTAGTGATGCCAAGGAGCTACAGCATAGTGCCTATCCTTGGGACTGGTGCTTTGTGGGGGCACCCGAAGATAATGTGCATACTCCTAATGAAATCGTGCACAAGAAGGATATAGAAAGTATGGTGGCGTTGTACAAGGTGCTGATGGAAAAGCTATAA
- a CDS encoding ABC transporter ATP-binding protein encodes MSILKIDSVTKSYANHTALDNVSFEIPQGCIFGLLGPNGAGKTSLIRIITQITGADSGAVYFKGERLRPDHIKDMGYLPEERGLYKKMKVGEQLLYLAQLKGLSKSEATARIKAWVDRFEIREWLGKNIEDLSKGMQQKVQFIATVLHEPSLIILDEPFSGFDPINANLIKDEILSLREKGATIIFSTHRMESVEELCDNIALINRSRKVLDGSVKEIRDAYKTDTYQVIGKGHLMVTSPDLEVLEQHDNHGIFRANIKLLNNTSPNDLLRYLIQRVEVHSFVELVPSINEIFIRKVKETHHV; translated from the coding sequence TTGAGCATTCTGAAAATTGACAGCGTAACCAAGTCCTACGCAAACCACACAGCCCTTGATAATGTAAGCTTTGAGATACCGCAGGGTTGCATTTTTGGCTTGCTGGGCCCAAATGGTGCGGGAAAGACTTCTCTTATCCGAATTATTACTCAAATAACTGGTGCCGATAGCGGAGCAGTTTATTTCAAAGGCGAGCGCCTCAGGCCGGACCACATCAAAGACATGGGGTATTTGCCAGAGGAGCGGGGCTTGTATAAGAAGATGAAGGTAGGGGAGCAGCTGCTATACTTAGCTCAACTGAAAGGCTTGAGCAAGAGTGAGGCTACAGCACGCATCAAAGCATGGGTAGATCGCTTTGAGATACGCGAGTGGCTGGGTAAGAATATTGAGGATCTTTCGAAAGGAATGCAGCAAAAGGTGCAGTTTATTGCTACGGTGCTGCACGAGCCCTCGCTGATTATTCTGGATGAGCCTTTCTCTGGTTTCGACCCAATCAATGCTAACCTGATAAAAGATGAGATATTGAGCCTGCGGGAAAAAGGAGCTACCATCATTTTCTCCACGCACCGTATGGAATCAGTAGAGGAGCTGTGCGATAACATTGCCCTGATTAACCGCTCCAGAAAAGTGCTGGATGGGTCGGTGAAGGAGATTAGGGATGCCTACAAAACAGACACTTACCAGGTAATTGGCAAAGGGCACCTGATGGTAACCTCTCCCGATTTAGAGGTGCTGGAGCAGCATGATAACCATGGCATCTTCAGAGCGAACATAAAGCTGTTGAATAATACTTCTCCAAACGATTTGCTGCGTTACCTGATTCAGCGCGTAGAGGTACACTCTTTTGTAGAGCTTGTGCCTAGTATAAACGAAATCTTCATCCGTAAAGTAAAGGAAACCCACCATGTCTAA
- a CDS encoding nucleotide exchange factor GrpE has translation MSDKDIKKEQEQEELQENTANATTEEELNQVDETAEETTAESQGDNTAVELAEMKDKFVRLMAEFENFRRRTAKERLELIKTANQETMSELLPVLDDMERARQSMETTKDVDTMLQGLELVFHKLKHVTVQKGLKPMDTKAGDDFDSDFHEAVTQIPAPSEELKGKIVDVIEKGYTLNEKVIRFAKVVIGA, from the coding sequence ATGTCAGATAAAGATATTAAAAAGGAGCAGGAACAAGAGGAATTGCAGGAAAATACTGCCAATGCAACCACTGAAGAGGAACTGAATCAGGTGGACGAAACAGCTGAAGAAACTACTGCTGAATCGCAGGGAGATAATACGGCCGTAGAGTTGGCAGAGATGAAAGATAAATTTGTGCGCCTGATGGCAGAGTTTGAAAACTTCCGTCGCCGCACTGCTAAAGAGCGCCTGGAGCTGATTAAAACGGCTAACCAGGAGACGATGAGTGAACTCCTGCCAGTACTGGATGACATGGAGCGTGCGCGCCAGTCGATGGAAACAACCAAAGACGTGGATACCATGCTGCAGGGTTTGGAGCTTGTGTTCCATAAACTAAAGCATGTAACAGTGCAAAAGGGGCTGAAGCCAATGGATACAAAGGCTGGAGATGACTTCGACAGCGACTTCCACGAGGCGGTAACGCAGATTCCGGCTCCGTCTGAAGAGCTGAAAGGCAAAATTGTAGATGTAATTGAAAAAGGATACACGCTGAACGAGAAGGTGATCCGATTCGCGAAAGTAGTAATAGGAGCGTAA
- a CDS encoding ChaN family lipoprotein has product MKYNFLTLLFIAITTIAMAQKKDKPAYRLFTAEGKSISYGKMLNELEKADVVLFGEQHNNPIAHWLQLELAKDLHQANTGKFAIGAEMFETDVQLVLNEFLAGQVPEKNFEQESRPWPNYATDYRPIVRYAQEQKLPFIATNVPRRYAAMVSGGSLAALESLSEEAKKYIAPLPITVDMKLSGYKNMLSMFGSSTHGNTKSLNIVQAQALKDATMAHFILGQVRQGRQVLHLNGAYHSDNFEGIGWYLKQEQPQLNTLTITTVTQESVESLANEHKKKADFILVVPATMTKTY; this is encoded by the coding sequence ATGAAGTATAATTTTCTGACACTTCTCTTTATCGCCATAACAACCATTGCCATGGCTCAGAAAAAAGACAAGCCTGCGTACCGCCTGTTTACCGCAGAGGGAAAAAGCATAAGCTATGGTAAAATGCTGAATGAACTGGAGAAGGCTGATGTGGTCCTGTTTGGTGAGCAGCACAACAACCCTATTGCGCATTGGCTGCAACTGGAACTGGCCAAGGACCTGCATCAGGCAAATACTGGTAAGTTTGCCATTGGAGCTGAGATGTTTGAAACAGATGTACAGCTAGTACTAAATGAGTTTCTGGCAGGGCAGGTACCAGAGAAAAACTTTGAGCAGGAGTCGCGGCCATGGCCAAACTACGCCACCGACTACAGACCCATAGTGCGTTATGCACAAGAGCAGAAATTACCATTTATCGCCACAAATGTACCACGTCGCTATGCTGCCATGGTTTCGGGCGGCAGCTTGGCTGCTTTGGAAAGCTTGTCGGAGGAGGCAAAAAAGTACATAGCCCCGCTACCGATTACAGTAGATATGAAGCTGTCTGGGTATAAGAACATGCTATCGATGTTTGGCAGCAGCACGCATGGCAATACTAAGAGCTTGAACATTGTGCAGGCGCAGGCATTGAAAGATGCTACGATGGCGCATTTTATACTTGGGCAAGTACGGCAGGGGAGGCAGGTGCTTCACCTGAATGGTGCCTATCACTCTGATAATTTTGAAGGAATTGGCTGGTACCTGAAGCAGGAGCAACCACAGCTAAACACCCTTACCATCACGACTGTAACTCAGGAGAGCGTGGAATCACTAGCTAACGAACATAAGAAAAAGGCGGATTTTATACTTGTAGTGCCCGCCACCATGACCAAAACATATTAA
- the hpt gene encoding hypoxanthine phosphoribosyltransferase, translating into MDPRNIQIHDCEFSTYIFEEEIIARITMLAEQIDKDYGNKQPLFLAVLNGSFMFASDLLKRVSIPCEISFIRLSSYQDMHSTGKVKEILGLTEDIHSRHVVVLEDIVDTGHTVHGLLKQLKERSPASVEVATLLMKPDCLQHQLDIKYVAKSIPNDFVVGYGLDYNGLGRNLRDIYKIVS; encoded by the coding sequence ATGGATCCGCGCAATATTCAGATTCACGATTGTGAATTTAGTACCTATATATTTGAAGAGGAGATTATAGCCCGCATTACAATGTTGGCTGAGCAGATAGACAAAGATTACGGTAATAAGCAACCCCTGTTCCTGGCTGTACTGAATGGCTCGTTCATGTTTGCGTCCGATCTGCTGAAGCGCGTTTCTATACCTTGTGAAATTTCTTTTATTAGGCTGTCGAGCTACCAAGACATGCATAGCACGGGTAAAGTAAAAGAAATACTGGGCCTGACAGAAGATATCCATAGCCGCCATGTGGTAGTGCTGGAGGATATTGTAGATACCGGCCACACTGTGCATGGCCTGCTAAAGCAACTGAAAGAGCGTAGCCCTGCCTCTGTAGAAGTAGCTACCTTGTTGATGAAGCCTGACTGCCTGCAGCACCAGCTTGACATAAAATATGTGGCTAAATCCATCCCAAATGATTTCGTGGTTGGCTATGGCCTGGACTACAACGGCCTCGGCAGAAACCTGCGCGATATTTACAAGATCGTGTCGTAA
- a CDS encoding adenylate kinase, whose amino-acid sequence MLNIVLFGPPGAGKGTQSQKLIDKYNLIHLSTGDLLRSEIAAGTALGLEAKKLMDNGLLVPDEVVIGMIENKVKEHRQAPGFIFDGFPRTVPQAQGLDKLLQDNGTEISCMIALRVDDEELTTRLLLRGKTSGRPDDQNEELIRKRVQEYNTKTAPVADYYAGQGKYFAVDGIGDIEDIFKALCQHIDALKEKQEEK is encoded by the coding sequence ATGCTTAACATCGTTTTGTTTGGCCCTCCAGGTGCCGGAAAAGGTACTCAAAGTCAAAAACTGATTGATAAATACAATCTTATTCACCTTTCTACCGGCGATTTGCTTCGTTCTGAGATTGCCGCAGGCACAGCCCTTGGTCTTGAAGCTAAAAAACTGATGGACAACGGACTACTGGTGCCGGATGAGGTAGTAATCGGGATGATTGAGAACAAAGTGAAAGAGCACCGCCAGGCGCCAGGCTTCATCTTTGATGGTTTTCCTCGCACTGTGCCTCAGGCGCAGGGTCTGGATAAGCTGCTGCAAGACAACGGTACGGAGATTTCCTGCATGATTGCCCTGCGTGTAGATGATGAGGAGCTAACAACACGCTTATTGCTGCGTGGTAAAACCTCTGGCCGACCAGATGATCAGAACGAGGAGTTGATCCGCAAACGTGTGCAGGAGTATAATACTAAGACAGCACCGGTGGCAGACTATTATGCCGGCCAAGGCAAATATTTTGCAGTAGACGGTATTGGCGATATTGAAGATATCTTCAAGGCGCTGTGCCAGCATATTGATGCATTGAAAGAAAAGCAGGAAGAGAAATAA
- a CDS encoding HesB/IscA family protein — translation MATETKTAPITLTERALVEVRNIMKDKNVPAEYGLRVGVQGGGCSGLSYLLGFDKAKDADETYDLDGVTLIMDKKHGMYVMGMEVDFQDGLNARGFTFNNPQATSTCGCGSSFSA, via the coding sequence ATGGCAACAGAAACTAAAACTGCACCTATAACCTTGACAGAAAGAGCCTTGGTAGAGGTTAGAAATATAATGAAGGATAAGAACGTACCAGCCGAGTATGGTCTGCGTGTAGGCGTGCAGGGTGGTGGCTGTTCAGGTCTTTCTTACCTGTTGGGCTTTGATAAAGCAAAAGATGCTGACGAAACTTATGACCTGGATGGTGTAACACTTATTATGGACAAGAAGCACGGCATGTATGTTATGGGCATGGAGGTTGACTTCCAGGATGGCCTGAATGCAAGAGGTTTTACATTTAACAACCCACAGGCTACCAGCACTTGTGGTTGCGGAAGCTCATTCTCTGCATAA
- a CDS encoding ABC transporter permease produces MSKIWLIVQREYLTRVRKKSFIIMTLLTPLLLATFMILPGLLISMSDETETVMVLDESGLFEGKLQNKQDLKFIPLAGSLEQAKLLYQETDNTALLYIPKMSLEDPQGFTVYGQKNISIQTQVRLENILENEIESQRYLASGLDRATLDKIQANVKLTAINLSNQGEKDNNAIITSVAGVIGAVIIYFFIFMYGVQIMRGVIEEKTNRIVEVMISSVKPFQLMMGKIVGIAAVGLTQFLLWIILSFLAVTAVSAAFGIDAAPSPAAQYAAGQMAAQGESVEADAGTAVDNPEDQDEFASTFKDIKTSFANLPVGLIFGCFLFYFLGGYLLYGSLFGAIGAAVDNETDTQQFMMPITIPLVIAFIMSYSIVLKNPDGPVAFWMSIIPITSPIVMMVRVPFGVPAWELLLSMGLLVGGFIFTTWIASRIYRVGILMYGKKVNYKELSKWLFYRV; encoded by the coding sequence ATGTCTAAAATCTGGTTGATCGTACAGCGCGAGTACCTGACGCGTGTTCGTAAAAAGAGCTTCATCATCATGACGCTACTGACACCGCTGTTGCTGGCTACATTCATGATTCTGCCGGGCCTGCTCATCAGCATGTCAGACGAAACAGAGACGGTGATGGTGCTGGATGAGAGCGGTCTGTTTGAAGGAAAACTGCAGAACAAGCAAGACCTGAAGTTTATACCACTGGCGGGCTCGCTGGAGCAGGCAAAGCTGCTCTACCAGGAAACAGATAATACAGCTCTGCTTTACATTCCGAAAATGAGCCTGGAAGACCCTCAAGGCTTTACTGTGTATGGTCAAAAAAACATTAGCATACAAACCCAGGTGCGCCTGGAGAACATCCTGGAAAACGAGATTGAAAGCCAGCGCTACCTGGCTTCCGGCCTCGACCGCGCAACGCTTGATAAGATTCAGGCTAATGTAAAGCTGACAGCCATCAACCTGAGTAACCAAGGAGAGAAGGACAATAACGCTATCATCACCTCAGTAGCCGGTGTGATAGGGGCTGTGATTATCTACTTCTTCATCTTTATGTATGGAGTACAGATAATGCGTGGCGTGATTGAGGAAAAGACAAACCGCATTGTGGAGGTAATGATTTCCTCAGTTAAGCCATTTCAGCTAATGATGGGCAAGATTGTAGGTATAGCGGCAGTAGGGCTTACCCAGTTTCTGCTCTGGATTATACTTTCGTTTTTGGCAGTAACGGCTGTTTCAGCTGCCTTCGGCATAGATGCTGCTCCGTCGCCTGCCGCGCAATACGCCGCTGGCCAGATGGCAGCGCAAGGCGAAAGCGTGGAGGCCGATGCGGGAACTGCAGTTGATAACCCGGAAGACCAGGACGAGTTTGCCAGTACGTTCAAAGACATCAAAACAAGCTTTGCTAACCTTCCGGTTGGGCTTATTTTTGGGTGCTTCCTGTTTTACTTCTTGGGAGGATACCTGCTTTACGGCTCTCTTTTCGGAGCCATTGGAGCTGCTGTAGATAACGAAACCGACACGCAGCAGTTCATGATGCCGATTACTATTCCGCTGGTCATAGCCTTTATCATGTCATACTCTATTGTGCTAAAAAACCCTGATGGGCCTGTAGCGTTTTGGATGTCTATCATACCGATCACCTCTCCGATCGTGATGATGGTGCGTGTACCGTTTGGGGTGCCTGCCTGGGAGTTACTGCTGTCGATGGGGCTGCTCGTTGGAGGCTTTATCTTCACCACCTGGATTGCCAGCCGCATATATCGTGTAGGCATCCTGATGTATGGCAAAAAAGTAAACTACAAAGAGCTATCAAAGTGGCTGTTTTATAGGGTTTAG
- a CDS encoding sodium-translocating pyrophosphatase — MEPILYAIPAFGLAALLYTGIRSAWVTKQPSGNEHMSAIARYIADGAMAFLKAEYKVLAYFVIIASIFLAYLGYTGERSHPLIVGAFIIGAVFSALAGFIGMRIATKANVRTAEAARSSLAKALNVSFAGGSVMGMGVAGLAVLGLGSLFILFYYMFVQSTGGDVNGIEMEIALEVLTGFSLGAESIALFARVGGGIYTKAADVGADLVGKVEAGIPEDDPRNPATIADNVGDNVGDVAGMGADLFGSYVATILATMVLGREVAVEDNFGGLSPIILPMLIAGLGIVFSFIGMLFVRVSEGGDVQAALNRGNWISVILTAIASYFVITWILPENLNLRNFEFTQLGVFMAVIVGLVVGTLMSIITEYYTAMGKKPVNSIVQQSSTGHATNIIAGLAVGMHSTVLPIIVLAGGIVLSYAAAGLYGVAIAAAGMMATTAMQLAIDAFGPIADNAGGIAEMSELPKEVRGRTDILDAVGNTTAATGKGFAIASAALTSLALFAAFVGIAGIRTIDLYKAPVLAGLFIGAMIPFIFSALAISAVGRAAMAMVQEVRRQFREIPGIMEGTGKPEYEKCVAISTQAAIREMMLPGAIALLVPIIIGFGLRDVFPDTSSAEVLGGTLAGVTVSGVLMAMFQSNAGGAWDNAKKSFEKGVEINGVMEYKGSEPHKASVTGDTVGDPFKDTSGPSMNILIKLMSIVSLVIAPHIGLDQEPAIPEAPIEVEPINLNQEQLKPATSTANATDQTPVALAPAKQ, encoded by the coding sequence ATGGAACCTATCTTATACGCAATCCCTGCCTTTGGCTTGGCAGCCTTACTATACACGGGTATTAGGTCAGCTTGGGTGACAAAGCAGCCAAGCGGCAACGAGCACATGAGCGCTATTGCCCGCTATATAGCTGATGGCGCCATGGCCTTTCTGAAAGCTGAGTATAAAGTGTTAGCCTACTTTGTCATCATCGCTTCTATATTCCTGGCTTACCTGGGGTATACCGGTGAGCGTTCTCATCCGCTTATTGTGGGGGCATTCATTATTGGAGCGGTATTTTCAGCCCTTGCTGGTTTTATAGGAATGCGTATTGCCACCAAAGCCAACGTGCGTACAGCAGAGGCTGCCCGAAGCAGCCTTGCCAAAGCTCTTAACGTGTCGTTTGCAGGAGGTTCTGTGATGGGGATGGGAGTGGCCGGTTTAGCGGTATTAGGTTTAGGCTCCTTATTCATACTCTTCTACTACATGTTTGTGCAAAGCACAGGCGGTGACGTGAATGGCATTGAAATGGAAATAGCGCTGGAGGTGCTTACGGGTTTCTCGCTAGGTGCCGAAAGTATAGCGCTGTTTGCCCGTGTGGGTGGGGGGATCTACACTAAAGCCGCTGACGTAGGTGCAGACTTAGTAGGTAAGGTAGAGGCTGGTATCCCGGAGGACGACCCGCGTAACCCCGCCACCATTGCCGATAACGTGGGCGATAACGTGGGCGACGTGGCAGGTATGGGTGCCGACCTTTTCGGCTCTTATGTGGCAACAATATTGGCTACCATGGTTCTGGGCCGAGAGGTAGCAGTAGAAGATAATTTTGGCGGTTTATCACCCATCATACTTCCCATGCTCATAGCTGGCTTAGGCATCGTTTTCTCTTTTATCGGAATGCTGTTTGTGCGTGTGAGTGAAGGCGGGGATGTGCAGGCTGCGCTCAACCGGGGTAACTGGATCTCCGTTATACTTACAGCCATTGCTTCCTACTTCGTTATTACCTGGATTTTACCTGAAAATCTGAACCTCCGCAACTTTGAATTTACTCAGCTTGGCGTTTTCATGGCTGTGATTGTGGGTTTGGTGGTAGGTACGCTGATGAGTATCATCACAGAGTACTACACGGCAATGGGAAAGAAGCCTGTGAATTCCATCGTGCAGCAGTCCTCTACAGGGCATGCAACTAATATTATTGCCGGCTTGGCAGTGGGCATGCATTCTACAGTGCTGCCTATTATTGTGCTTGCTGGTGGCATCGTGCTCTCTTATGCGGCGGCTGGTTTGTATGGGGTGGCAATAGCAGCAGCTGGTATGATGGCTACTACAGCCATGCAATTGGCCATCGACGCTTTCGGGCCGATTGCTGACAACGCAGGTGGTATAGCCGAGATGAGTGAGTTGCCTAAAGAAGTACGTGGACGTACTGATATACTGGATGCCGTGGGTAATACCACTGCCGCCACAGGTAAAGGCTTTGCCATTGCTTCAGCTGCGCTTACTTCGCTGGCACTGTTTGCCGCCTTCGTAGGTATTGCTGGTATCCGTACCATAGATTTATATAAAGCGCCCGTGCTCGCTGGCTTGTTCATTGGAGCCATGATCCCGTTCATCTTTTCTGCGCTGGCTATTTCTGCAGTAGGCAGAGCCGCCATGGCGATGGTGCAGGAGGTGCGCCGTCAGTTCCGCGAGATACCGGGTATCATGGAAGGCACTGGTAAACCGGAGTACGAAAAGTGTGTGGCTATTTCCACTCAGGCTGCTATCCGCGAAATGATGTTGCCAGGTGCCATTGCCCTTCTAGTGCCGATTATTATTGGTTTTGGACTTAGGGATGTATTTCCGGATACTTCTTCAGCTGAGGTGCTAGGTGGTACCCTGGCAGGCGTAACAGTCTCAGGTGTGCTGATGGCTATGTTCCAGTCTAATGCCGGCGGTGCCTGGGATAATGCCAAAAAGTCTTTCGAGAAGGGTGTTGAGATAAACGGCGTGATGGAGTATAAAGGCTCTGAACCTCATAAAGCTTCTGTAACCGGCGATACCGTAGGTGACCCATTCAAAGACACCTCTGGGCCAAGTATGAATATTCTTATTAAGCTCATGTCTATCGTGTCGCTGGTTATTGCCCCTCATATTGGGCTGGATCAGGAGCCGGCCATACCTGAGGCGCCAATTGAAGTGGAGCCGATTAACCTGAACCAGGAACAGCTAAAGCCAGCTACAAGCACTGCCAATGCTACAGATCAAACCCCAGTGGCACTAGCCCCAGCCAAGCAGTAA
- the dnaJ gene encoding molecular chaperone DnaJ: MAKRDYYEVLGVSKNATQEEIKKAYRKIAIKYHPDKNPDDPTAEDKFKEAAEAYEVLSDQQKRQRYDQFGHQGMNGGFGGGGGMNMDDIFSQFGDIFGGGGFESFFGGAGRSGGGRRMRKGSNLRIKLKLNLEEIANGVEKKIKVKRYVACSTCGGNGAKNGTDMQTCGTCQGSGQVRKVVNTMLGQMVSTSTCPTCNGEGRIVTSNCETCHGSGRQLQEEVITINVPGGVMDGMQLSMSGKGNVPERGGVPGDLLIQIEEEPHPTLKREGNNVIYEQYISFIDAALGAEVEVPTITGKVKITIKPGTQSGEIFRLRGKGIQDINGYGKGDQLIHVNVWTPKSLTSDEKAVLEGLRYSANFTPNPGKNEKGFFEKVKDYFQ, translated from the coding sequence ATGGCTAAGAGAGATTATTATGAGGTTTTGGGAGTAAGCAAGAATGCCACGCAGGAGGAGATAAAAAAAGCTTACCGCAAAATCGCCATCAAGTACCACCCCGATAAGAACCCGGACGACCCTACTGCCGAAGACAAGTTCAAAGAGGCAGCAGAGGCATACGAGGTGCTGAGCGACCAGCAGAAGCGCCAGCGTTATGACCAGTTCGGTCACCAGGGCATGAACGGCGGCTTCGGCGGCGGCGGTGGTATGAACATGGACGATATCTTCTCGCAGTTTGGCGATATCTTTGGCGGAGGCGGCTTTGAAAGCTTCTTTGGAGGCGCCGGACGCTCTGGCGGAGGGCGCCGTATGCGCAAAGGGTCTAACCTACGCATCAAGCTGAAACTTAACCTGGAGGAGATAGCCAACGGCGTAGAGAAAAAGATAAAGGTAAAACGTTACGTAGCTTGTAGCACCTGCGGGGGTAACGGCGCCAAGAACGGTACTGATATGCAGACCTGCGGTACCTGCCAGGGCTCAGGTCAGGTTCGTAAGGTAGTAAATACTATGCTGGGTCAGATGGTATCAACCTCAACATGCCCTACCTGTAACGGCGAAGGTCGTATTGTAACCAGCAATTGCGAAACTTGCCATGGCAGCGGCCGACAGCTACAGGAAGAGGTGATTACGATAAACGTACCAGGCGGTGTAATGGATGGCATGCAGCTATCTATGAGCGGCAAGGGTAACGTACCAGAGCGTGGTGGTGTGCCAGGCGACCTGCTAATCCAGATTGAGGAGGAGCCACACCCAACCTTGAAGCGCGAAGGTAATAACGTTATCTACGAGCAGTACATCAGCTTTATTGATGCTGCCCTGGGTGCAGAGGTAGAGGTGCCAACTATTACTGGTAAGGTGAAAATTACTATCAAACCAGGTACACAAAGCGGCGAGATCTTCAGACTGCGTGGCAAAGGTATTCAGGACATAAACGGCTACGGCAAAGGCGACCAGCTGATTCATGTGAACGTTTGGACTCCGAAGTCACTGACAAGCGATGAGAAAGCAGTGCTGGAAGGCCTGCGTTACTCTGCTAACTTCACGCCAAATCCAGGCAAGAATGAGAAAGGATTCTTTGAGAAGGTAAAAGACTACTTCCAATAA
- the obgE gene encoding GTPase ObgE: MASSNFIDYVKVCSRSGHGGGGSAHLHRDKKTAKGGPDGGDGGRGGHVILRGNSQLWTLLHLQYRKHVIAENGQNGGPSHSTGAQGKDEVLEVPLGTIARNAETGEIMCEITEDGQEIILTPGGRGGLGNAHFKSPTNQTPRYAQPGEPGIEEWVVLELKLLADVGLVGFPNAGKSTLLSVVSAAKPKIANYAFTTLEPNLGVVAYRDYKSFVMADIPGIIEGASEGKGLGLRFLRHIERNSILLFMVSCESADIAEEYKVLLNELETYNPELLDKKRILAITKSDMLDEELEEEMRRTLPEDLPTVFISSITGKNITKLKDIIWDTLNS; encoded by the coding sequence TTGGCATCAAGTAACTTTATAGACTACGTTAAGGTCTGCTCACGTTCCGGGCATGGTGGTGGAGGTTCCGCACACTTGCATCGCGATAAGAAGACGGCAAAAGGTGGCCCTGATGGGGGTGACGGAGGCCGTGGTGGGCATGTCATACTTCGCGGTAACTCCCAGTTATGGACGTTGCTGCACCTGCAGTACCGAAAACATGTGATTGCTGAAAATGGACAGAACGGGGGCCCTAGCCACTCGACTGGTGCACAAGGCAAAGATGAAGTGCTGGAGGTTCCACTTGGAACAATTGCCCGAAATGCCGAAACCGGCGAAATCATGTGCGAAATCACAGAAGACGGGCAGGAAATTATACTTACCCCTGGGGGTAGAGGTGGCTTGGGTAACGCCCATTTTAAGTCGCCAACAAACCAAACACCGCGCTATGCCCAGCCAGGCGAGCCAGGTATAGAGGAATGGGTAGTTCTGGAACTGAAGCTTTTGGCCGATGTTGGTCTGGTAGGTTTCCCGAATGCTGGTAAATCTACACTGCTGTCGGTTGTTTCGGCTGCTAAGCCTAAAATTGCGAACTACGCTTTTACTACACTGGAGCCTAATCTGGGTGTAGTAGCCTACCGCGACTACAAATCCTTTGTGATGGCCGATATTCCGGGTATCATCGAAGGAGCTTCGGAAGGAAAAGGGCTGGGGCTGCGGTTTTTGCGCCACATCGAACGGAACTCCATACTGTTGTTTATGGTTTCCTGTGAGAGTGCAGACATTGCCGAGGAGTACAAGGTGCTGTTAAACGAGCTCGAGACCTATAATCCAGAGCTGCTGGATAAAAAGCGCATACTTGCCATCACCAAATCCGACATGCTGGATGAGGAGCTGGAGGAGGAAATGCGAAGAACTTTGCCGGAGGATTTACCAACTGTGTTTATTTCCAGCATTACGGGTAAGAACATCACCAAGCTTAAGGACATAATCTGGGATACACTCAACAGTTAA